A genomic window from bacterium includes:
- a CDS encoding type II toxin-antitoxin system HicA family toxin: MRRQDRLPVVSGEQVIKALEKFEYKLIHQKGSHVKMRKFYENQKHTLTIPKH; encoded by the coding sequence ATGCGACGGCAAGATAGACTTCCTGTGGTTTCGGGAGAACAGGTAATCAAAGCATTAGAAAAATTTGAATATAAACTAATTCACCAAAAGGGAAGCCATGTTAAAATGAGAAAGTTTTATGAAAACCAAAAACATACATTGACTATT